The following proteins are co-located in the Helicobacter acinonychis genome:
- the waaA gene encoding lipid IV(A) 3-deoxy-D-manno-octulosonic acid transferase: protein MFKFFYLLCLTLGHLVGVPFIFFWSFKEKYRHSLKARFFLKDNLLKSEPVFWFHACSYGEVKSLEPIIQALKEPILISVTTNTGFQLAVQTYQHSKHIEVHYLPFETLLFAWKKNLKRLKTLVVTEAELWFNVFDSAQKLGAKTMLINARISVRSYPKYQRFSFFYVLLFKRIDLILAQSKDDKKRLLNLGAKKVVDFLNIKRFSKPVITSFYPKNPSVLNVILASTHEGEEELGLKAFLEFKKTFKNARLIVVPRHPERFKSVQNLLQDALKTTPFSLECFSLKGFVECDILLVDSLGELNNFYAIADVVILGGSFVKMGGHNPLEPAFFNTRLITGEYLFNQVALFELVKPYKIVQKENLLDALLDYENLGVVRFLENGHDLNELLAFIKG from the coding sequence TTGTTTAAGTTTTTCTATCTTTTATGTTTGACTTTAGGGCATCTTGTGGGTGTGCCTTTCATCTTTTTTTGGAGTTTTAAAGAAAAATACCGCCATTCTTTAAAGGCTCGTTTTTTTTTAAAAGACAATCTTTTAAAAAGCGAGCCGGTTTTTTGGTTCCATGCATGCTCTTATGGGGAAGTCAAATCATTAGAGCCAATCATTCAAGCTTTAAAAGAGCCGATTTTAATTAGCGTTACCACTAATACCGGTTTTCAATTAGCCGTTCAAACTTATCAGCATTCCAAACATATAGAAGTGCATTATCTGCCTTTTGAAACTTTATTATTTGCATGGAAAAAAAACTTAAAACGCTTAAAAACTTTAGTGGTTACAGAAGCAGAGTTGTGGTTTAATGTGTTTGATAGCGCTCAAAAATTAGGGGCAAAAACCATGCTCATTAACGCTCGCATCAGCGTTCGCTCTTACCCTAAATACCAGCGTTTTTCGTTTTTTTATGTGCTTTTATTCAAACGCATTGATTTGATTTTAGCGCAAAGCAAGGATGATAAAAAACGACTATTGAATTTAGGGGCTAAAAAAGTGGTGGATTTTTTGAATATCAAGCGTTTTTCAAAGCCTGTGATCACTTCGTTTTACCCCAAAAACCCTAGCGTTTTAAATGTTATCTTAGCCAGCACGCATGAGGGTGAAGAAGAGTTAGGATTAAAAGCGTTTTTGGAATTTAAAAAGACTTTTAAAAACGCAAGACTGATCGTCGTGCCGCGCCACCCAGAGCGTTTTAAAAGCGTGCAAAATTTATTGCAAGATGCTTTAAAAACGACACCTTTTAGTTTGGAATGCTTTTCTTTAAAGGGTTTTGTAGAATGCGATATTTTGTTGGTGGATAGCTTGGGGGAATTGAATAACTTTTATGCGATCGCTGATGTGGTGATCTTAGGGGGTTCGTTTGTCAAAATGGGGGGGCATAACCCTTTAGAGCCGGCGTTTTTTAACACGCGCTTGATCACAGGGGAATATCTTTTCAACCAAGTAGCGTTGTTTGAATTGGTTAAACCTTATAAAATCGTTCAAAAAGAGAATCTTTTAGACGCTCTTTTGGATTATGAAAATTTGGGCGTGGTGCGTTTTTTAGAAAATGGGCATGATTTAAACGAATTGCTCGCATTCATTAAAGGATAA
- a CDS encoding zinc ribbon domain-containing protein, with amino-acid sequence MNTHLKQLIEISHLDKEIDSLEPLIREKRKDLDKALNDKEAKNKEALNLEEEKLALKLQVSKNEQTLQDTNAKIANIQKKMSEIKSERELRSLNIEEDIAKERSNQANKEIENLQNEIKHKSEKQESLKKEMLELEKLVLELESLVENEVKNIKETQQIIFKKKEELVEKTEPKIYSFYERIRRWAKNTSIVTIKKQACGGCFIRLNDKIYTEVLTSGDIITCPYCGRILYIEGAYENSTQLPKESQKESQESV; translated from the coding sequence ATGAACACCCATCTCAAACAATTGATTGAAATTTCGCATTTGGATAAAGAAATTGACTCTTTAGAGCCATTGATTAGAGAAAAACGAAAAGACTTAGACAAGGCATTGAATGATAAAGAAGCCAAGAATAAAGAAGCCTTGAATTTAGAAGAAGAAAAATTAGCCCTAAAATTACAAGTTTCTAAAAACGAGCAAACCTTACAAGACACCAACGCTAAAATCGCTAATATCCAAAAGAAAATGAGCGAGATCAAATCTGAAAGGGAATTGCGTTCTTTAAACATTGAAGAAGACATTGCTAAAGAGCGCTCCAATCAAGCCAATAAAGAAATTGAAAACTTGCAAAATGAAATCAAGCATAAAAGCGAAAAACAAGAGAGTTTGAAAAAAGAAATGTTAGAGCTTGAAAAATTAGTGCTTGAATTAGAAAGCTTAGTAGAAAACGAGGTGAAAAACATCAAAGAAACCCAACAAATCATCTTTAAAAAGAAAGAAGAATTAGTGGAAAAAACCGAGCCTAAAATCTATAGCTTTTATGAAAGGATTAGAAGATGGGCAAAAAACACTAGCATTGTGACAATCAAAAAACAGGCTTGTGGGGGTTGTTTTATCCGCTTGAATGACAAGATTTATACTGAAGTGCTAACGAGTGGGGATATTATCACTTGTCCGTATTGTGGGCGTATTTTATACATTGAGGGTGCGTATGAAAACAGCACTCAACTTCCAAAAGAAAGCCAAAAAGAAAGCCAAGAATCAGTTTGA
- a CDS encoding GTP cyclohydrolase I, translated as MALVKEVLEVLGCVSPFELQESWDNSGLNLGSENNEFSRIIACLEITLNIALNAQENALIITHHPLIFKPLKMLDYETYPSNILKILIQKNISVISMHTNFDKTHLNKYFAHTLLGFDDLIEKGLMLMKEDVNIEFDALVEKIKSSLGVEKLACTKGSEIIKNLAFVCGAGASMFYSLKVQTCLITGDVKYHEAMIAQSLGISLIDATHYYSERGFALIVAEILHSFDYLVTIESFKNPLQII; from the coding sequence ATGGCGTTAGTCAAAGAAGTGTTGGAAGTTTTAGGGTGTGTTTCGCCTTTTGAACTTCAGGAATCATGGGATAATAGCGGGCTGAATTTAGGGAGTGAAAATAATGAATTTAGCCGCATTATCGCATGTTTAGAAATCACGCTTAACATCGCTCTAAACGCCCAAGAAAACGCTTTAATCATCACGCACCACCCCTTAATTTTCAAGCCCTTAAAAATGCTAGATTATGAGACTTATCCGAGTAACATTTTAAAAATCTTGATCCAAAAAAATATTTCAGTCATTAGCATGCACACCAATTTTGACAAAACGCATTTAAACAAGTATTTTGCCCACACGCTTTTAGGGTTTGATGATTTGATAGAAAAAGGTCTTATGTTAATGAAAGAAGATGTTAATATAGAATTTGATGCGTTGGTAGAAAAAATTAAATCTTCTTTGGGGGTGGAAAAATTAGCGTGCACTAAAGGCTCTGAAATCATTAAAAATTTAGCGTTTGTGTGTGGGGCGGGAGCGTCCATGTTTTATTCTTTAAAGGTGCAAACTTGTTTAATTACAGGCGATGTGAAATACCATGAAGCTATGATCGCTCAATCTTTAGGCATAAGCTTGATTGACGCCACGCATTATTATAGCGAGAGAGGGTTTGCACTCATTGTGGCTGAAATTTTGCATTCTTTTGATTATTTGGTTACAATAGAAAGCTTTAAAAACCCCTTGCAAATCATTTAA
- the glyQ gene encoding glycine--tRNA ligase subunit alpha: MQDFSSLLLKLQEYWKNQGCLVIQPYDIPAGAGTFHPATLLRSLDKKPWNVAYVAPSRRPTDGRYGENPNRLGSYYQFQVVIKPSPSNIQELYLKSLEVLGINLNEHDIRFVEDNWESPTLGAWGLGWEVWLDGMEVTQFTYFQQVGGISCNPIPVEITYGLERLAMYVQKVENILEIEWAKKDNESVRYAQVHLESEYEFSKYHFEVASVKRLLEMFKNAQTEALHCLENKLPLPAYDWVVLCSHFFNILDARKAISVAERQNYILQIRDLAKGCAILYKGQEEEREERLKNALSKA, translated from the coding sequence ATGCAAGATTTTTCAAGTTTATTATTAAAATTACAAGAATATTGGAAGAATCAAGGGTGTTTGGTGATCCAGCCTTATGATATCCCTGCAGGTGCGGGGACATTCCACCCGGCTACGCTTTTAAGGAGTTTGGATAAAAAGCCTTGGAATGTGGCGTATGTTGCACCCTCTAGAAGGCCTACTGATGGGCGTTATGGGGAAAACCCTAACCGCTTGGGGAGTTATTACCAATTCCAAGTGGTCATCAAGCCAAGCCCCTCTAATATCCAAGAATTGTATTTAAAGAGTTTAGAGGTGTTAGGGATAAACCTTAATGAGCATGATATACGATTTGTAGAAGACAATTGGGAGAGTCCCACTTTAGGGGCATGGGGGCTTGGTTGGGAAGTGTGGCTTGATGGCATGGAGGTAACGCAATTCACTTATTTCCAACAAGTGGGTGGCATTTCTTGTAACCCTATCCCTGTAGAAATCACTTACGGATTAGAAAGATTGGCGATGTATGTCCAAAAGGTGGAAAATATTTTAGAGATTGAATGGGCTAAAAAGGATAATGAGAGCGTGCGTTATGCACAAGTGCATTTAGAGAGCGAATATGAATTTAGCAAGTATCATTTTGAAGTAGCGAGCGTCAAAAGGCTATTAGAAATGTTTAAAAACGCTCAAACAGAAGCCTTGCATTGCTTGGAAAACAAGCTCCCTCTACCGGCTTATGATTGGGTGGTGTTATGCTCGCATTTTTTCAATATTTTAGACGCTAGAAAGGCGATTTCTGTGGCTGAAAGGCAAAATTATATCTTACAAATTAGGGATTTGGCTAAAGGGTGTGCAATTCTTTATAAAGGGCAAGAAGAAGAAAGAGAAGAGCGCTTGAAAAACGCTCTCTCAAAGGCTTAA
- a CDS encoding NAD(P)H-dependent glycerol-3-phosphate dehydrogenase — translation MEISVFGGGAWGRALAFAFGEKNEVKIISRRDLNEPLKKLNDALISKGSAPIEQVDLETGLKASLYVVAISVQHLREWFQNASLPKNAKVLIASKGIEVLNKAFVSEIAKDFIEPNHLCFLAGPSFAAEIIQGLPCALVIHSNNQALALEFANKTPSFIRAYAQQDIIGGEIAGAYKNVIAIAGGVCDGLKLGNSAKASLLSRGLVEMQRFGAFFGGKTETFLGLSGAGDLFLTANSILSRNYRVGLGLAQNKPLEVVLEELGEVAEGVKTTNAIVEIAKKYGIYTPIASELALLLKGKSVLESMNDLIRRA, via the coding sequence ATGGAAATTTCAGTGTTTGGTGGCGGAGCGTGGGGGAGGGCTTTAGCCTTTGCTTTTGGAGAAAAGAATGAAGTTAAAATCATTTCAAGGCGGGATTTAAACGAGCCGTTAAAAAAGCTCAATGACGCCTTGATCTCTAAAGGCTCTGCTCCTATAGAGCAAGTAGATTTAGAAACAGGCTTAAAAGCATCCCTATATGTCGTAGCCATTAGCGTGCAGCATTTAAGAGAATGGTTTCAAAACGCTTCTTTACCCAAAAACGCTAAAGTTTTAATCGCCTCTAAAGGGATAGAAGTTTTAAACAAGGCGTTTGTGAGCGAGATCGCAAAGGATTTTATTGAGCCTAACCATTTGTGTTTTTTAGCCGGTCCGAGTTTTGCGGCTGAAATCATTCAAGGCCTGCCTTGCGCGCTAGTCATCCATTCTAATAACCAGGCTTTAGCGCTAGAATTTGCCAATAAAACCCCCTCTTTTATCAGAGCTTACGCCCAACAAGATATTATAGGAGGTGAAATCGCTGGAGCGTATAAAAATGTGATAGCCATTGCTGGGGGGGTTTGTGATGGCTTGAAACTAGGCAATAGCGCTAAAGCGAGTTTGTTGTCTCGTGGTTTAGTGGAAATGCAACGCTTTGGGGCGTTCTTTGGGGGGAAAACAGAGACTTTTTTAGGTTTGTCTGGGGCTGGGGATTTGTTTTTAACCGCTAATTCTATTTTATCTAGGAATTATCGTGTGGGTTTGGGACTAGCCCAAAACAAGCCTTTAGAGGTGGTGTTAGAAGAATTAGGCGAAGTGGCTGAAGGGGTGAAAACGACGAACGCCATTGTAGAAATCGCTAAAAAATACGGCATTTATACGCCCATTGCGAGCGAATTAGCCTTGCTTTTAAAGGGTAAAAGTGTGCTAGAGAGCATGAACGATTTGATTAGACGCGCTTAA